The following proteins are co-located in the [Pasteurella] mairii genome:
- the spr_2 gene encoding NLP/P60 family protein, producing MLKKIFIISGLALLTACSNSGSVNASLNVKNNKETQLINGFKTNTPSQSSVAFEKQLAQVYQEWVGTRYRLGGESKNGIDCSAFTQIALADAFGISLPRSTFEQRHVGKQIQKANLKPGDLVFFRANRHVGIYIGNNEFMHAGTRSGVTISSLTDSYWSRTYTQSRRVI from the coding sequence ATGCTAAAGAAGATTTTTATTATTTCAGGTTTAGCTTTATTGACCGCGTGTTCTAATTCAGGATCGGTAAATGCGTCGTTAAATGTTAAAAACAATAAAGAAACCCAGCTCATCAATGGGTTTAAAACCAATACGCCGTCACAATCTTCCGTTGCATTTGAGAAACAATTAGCGCAAGTTTATCAAGAATGGGTAGGTACGCGTTATCGGCTGGGCGGTGAAAGCAAAAATGGAATTGATTGTTCTGCATTCACGCAAATCGCTCTTGCAGATGCTTTTGGAATTAGCTTACCTCGTTCGACTTTCGAACAACGCCATGTAGGAAAACAAATTCAAAAAGCAAATTTGAAACCAGGTGATTTAGTTTTTTTCCGCGCTAATCGTCATGTTGGCATCTATATCGGTAATAATGAGTTTATGCATGCCGGTACGCGTTCTGGTGTCACCATTAGTTCATTGACTGATAGTTATTGGAGTAGAACCTATACACAATCACGTCGCGTTATTTAA
- the modF gene encoding molybdenum transport ATP-binding protein ModF, producing the protein MIKIENASFQLIKNNCLKVPFFTIDSLDFWVIVGSNGSGKTALSLALQGELPLLDGEVTNSFQKITALSFEKQQHILEQTFKDRNNDTVSPDDFGKTARETILNGSNNADLCEFYAAKLNISALLERPFIQLSTGESRKVLLCQALVSEPDLLIMDEPFEGLDKQSVQDWMDLLHQLQQKMALVLIVNRFSDLPPAADHLALLEQLELILQGSREQVEQQSIYQQLHYAENAVDVPLPQSAAPLIKLDKNQPLFELKDVCIQYGDKLVLDHLSWTVTPKQHWWIKGPNGAGKSTLLSILTGDHPQAYANHVHLFGRQRGSGETIWEIKQKIGYVSSQLHMDYRVNCSVIDVIISGFFDSIGVYQKTPDALRLKAMEWLARLNLSALATRPFRSLSWGQQRLLLITRAMVKHPPVLILDEPLQGLDGLNRKLVKHFIDQLVKNSATQLLFVSHQDQDAPGCITHLFEFVTKNNGYYYVQSAV; encoded by the coding sequence ATGATAAAAATCGAAAATGCTTCTTTTCAACTTATAAAAAATAATTGCCTGAAAGTTCCTTTTTTCACTATTGATTCGCTGGATTTTTGGGTTATTGTTGGCTCAAATGGCAGTGGGAAAACTGCCTTAAGCCTTGCTTTACAAGGAGAATTACCATTACTTGATGGCGAAGTTACTAATTCTTTTCAAAAAATCACCGCACTTTCTTTTGAAAAACAACAACATATTTTAGAACAAACCTTCAAAGATCGTAACAACGATACAGTCAGTCCTGATGATTTTGGCAAAACTGCCCGTGAAACTATTTTAAATGGGAGCAACAATGCCGATCTTTGTGAGTTTTATGCAGCAAAATTAAATATCAGCGCATTACTTGAGCGTCCATTTATCCAATTGTCCACCGGCGAAAGTCGCAAAGTGTTATTATGCCAAGCTTTGGTGAGCGAGCCGGATTTATTGATTATGGATGAACCTTTTGAGGGATTGGATAAACAATCGGTGCAAGATTGGATGGATTTACTGCATCAATTGCAGCAAAAAATGGCATTGGTATTGATCGTCAATCGTTTCTCCGATCTTCCGCCGGCGGCAGATCATTTGGCGTTATTGGAACAATTGGAATTAATTTTGCAAGGTTCCCGCGAGCAGGTGGAACAACAAAGTATTTATCAGCAATTACATTATGCGGAAAATGCAGTAGATGTGCCATTGCCACAAAGTGCGGCACCGTTGATAAAATTAGATAAAAATCAACCGCTCTTTGAGTTAAAAGACGTCTGTATTCAATATGGAGACAAACTCGTGTTGGATCATTTAAGTTGGACGGTGACACCGAAGCAACATTGGTGGATAAAAGGTCCTAATGGTGCCGGTAAATCCACATTATTATCTATTCTCACCGGCGATCATCCGCAAGCCTATGCTAACCATGTGCATTTATTCGGGCGTCAGCGGGGAAGCGGCGAAACAATTTGGGAAATTAAGCAAAAAATTGGTTATGTCAGCAGCCAATTGCATATGGATTATCGCGTGAATTGCTCGGTTATTGATGTCATTATTTCCGGCTTTTTTGACAGTATCGGCGTATATCAAAAAACGCCGGATGCTCTTCGTTTAAAAGCCATGGAATGGTTAGCTCGCCTTAATTTGAGCGCCCTTGCCACGCGTCCTTTTCGCTCATTATCTTGGGGGCAACAACGTTTATTGTTGATTACCCGTGCAATGGTCAAACATCCGCCGGTGTTAATTTTGGACGAACCGCTACAAGGATTGGACGGATTAAATCGTAAATTGGTGAAGCATTTTATTGATCAATTGGTAAAAAATAGCGCAACACAATTATTATTTGTTTCTCATCAAGATCAGGATGCTCCTGGTTGTATTACGCATTTATTTGAATTTGTTACAAAAAATAATGGATATTATTATGTGCAAAGTGCGGTCTGA
- the sstT gene encoding serine/threonine transporter SstT produces MNSSRFISLFFHGSLVKRISVGLVLGLLVALITPTLQSTLGFNLAEKVGFLGKVFVRSLRAVAPILVFLLVIAAIANKQIGTRSNMKSIVILYLLATFLAALTAVLVSFAVPTKIALATQDGSLSPPSEISEVLGTLVLNVVDNPLNALFNANFIGILAWAIGLGIVLRHASDTTKSVVNDFSEGVSKIVRFIINFAPIGVFGLVAETLADRGLGVLLDYIQLLVVLIGSMLFTAFVINPILVYWKIRRNPYPLVWTCVRESGLTAFFTRSSAANIPVNMALAKRLNLDEETYSVSIPLGATINMGGAAITITVLTLAAVYTLGIEVSIPTAILLSVVSSICACGASGVAGGSLLLIPLACSLFGISNDIAAQVIGVGFIIGVLQDSTETALNSCTDVLFTAAVCMSEENKA; encoded by the coding sequence ATGAACTCATCACGTTTTATCTCATTATTTTTTCATGGAAGCTTAGTCAAACGTATTTCTGTTGGTCTTGTATTAGGATTGCTAGTTGCGTTGATTACGCCGACTTTACAATCTACTTTAGGATTTAATTTAGCCGAGAAAGTGGGTTTTCTGGGGAAAGTGTTTGTACGCTCTTTACGTGCGGTTGCTCCGATTTTAGTATTTTTATTGGTGATAGCAGCGATTGCTAATAAACAAATTGGTACGAGAAGTAACATGAAATCCATTGTTATTTTATATTTATTGGCGACATTTCTTGCGGCGTTAACTGCTGTACTGGTGAGTTTTGCAGTACCAACAAAGATTGCATTGGCGACTCAAGACGGTTCACTTTCTCCACCAAGTGAAATATCTGAAGTATTAGGGACATTGGTGCTTAATGTTGTTGATAATCCATTAAATGCGTTATTTAATGCTAACTTTATCGGGATTTTAGCTTGGGCAATTGGTTTAGGTATTGTATTACGCCATGCATCAGATACTACTAAATCTGTCGTCAATGATTTTTCCGAAGGGGTATCAAAAATTGTTCGTTTTATTATTAACTTTGCACCAATCGGTGTTTTTGGGCTAGTGGCAGAAACGTTGGCGGACAGAGGGCTAGGCGTTTTATTGGATTATATACAATTATTGGTTGTATTGATTGGCTCAATGTTGTTTACTGCTTTCGTCATTAATCCTATTTTAGTTTATTGGAAAATTCGTCGTAATCCGTATCCATTAGTTTGGACATGTGTTAGAGAGAGTGGATTGACCGCTTTCTTTACCCGCAGTTCTGCTGCGAATATTCCAGTTAATATGGCATTAGCAAAACGTCTCAATTTAGATGAAGAGACATATTCTGTTTCTATTCCGTTAGGCGCGACAATTAATATGGGCGGTGCGGCGATTACTATTACTGTGCTGACCTTAGCTGCTGTATATACACTTGGTATTGAAGTTTCTATTCCGACCGCGATTTTGTTAAGCGTCGTTTCGAGTATCTGTGCTTGTGGTGCTTCTGGGGTTGCCGGCGGTTCTTTATTATTGATCCCGTTGGCTTGTAGTCTGTTCGGCATTTCAAATGATATCGCAGCACAGGTTATTGGTGTTGGTTTTATTATTGGTGTTTTGCAAGATTCTACAGAAACCGCATTGAATTCTTGTACGGATGTTTTATTTACAGCTGCTGTATGTATGTCGGAAGAAAACAAAGCATAG
- the impA gene encoding protein ImpA: MAFMNNTMENMAKMYSYHPMPFYQDTNPSKSNQKLDLNLHCIKRPQKTCFIQVTNPNLFTWGIETGDILVVEKNDQLYHGDLVVLDINGQFQLYEVALNEHEILFFSLDSKISSIKTATQYDIPLVGTVTNTIHQIKPRIAIKLVA; the protein is encoded by the coding sequence ATGGCTTTTATGAATAATACAATGGAAAATATGGCTAAAATGTATTCTTATCATCCTATGCCATTCTATCAAGATACCAACCCGTCAAAAAGTAATCAAAAGTTGGATCTTAATTTACATTGCATCAAGCGTCCGCAAAAAACTTGCTTTATCCAAGTGACCAATCCAAATTTATTTACTTGGGGAATTGAAACTGGCGATATTTTGGTAGTCGAAAAAAATGATCAGCTTTATCACGGAGATTTAGTTGTTTTAGATATAAACGGACAATTCCAGCTTTATGAAGTAGCGTTGAATGAACATGAGATCCTCTTTTTTTCCCTAGACAGCAAAATTTCTAGCATTAAAACTGCAACTCAATATGATATCCCTCTGGTGGGTACGGTAACCAATACTATCCACCAAATTAAACCAAGGATCGCAATAAAGCTTGTCGCTTAA
- the lpd gene encoding dihydrolipoyl dehydrogenase codes for MNKEIKTQVVVLGAGPAGYSAAFRCADLGLETVIVERYSTLGGVCLNVGCIPSKALLHVAKVIEEAKALAAHGIVFGEPSTDVEKIRGWKEKVINQLTGGLAGMAKMRKVQVVNGYGKFSGPNTIIVSGEDGETTINFDNAIIAAGSRPIQLPFIPHEDPRIWDSTDALKLKEVPANLLIMGGGIIGLEMGTVYHALGSNIDVVEMFDQVIPAADKDMVQIYTKRVEKKFNLLLETKVTAVEAKDDGIHVSMEGKKGTETRRYDAVLVAIGRVPNGKLIDAPVAGVEVDERGFIRTDKQMRTNVPHIFAIGDIVGQPMLAHKGVHEGHVAAEVIAGKKHYFDPKVIPSIAYTEPEVAWVGKTEKECKAEGINYEVAKFPWAASGRAIASDCADGMTKLIFDKETHRIIGGAIVGTNGGELLGEIGLAIEMGCDAEDLALTIHAHPTLHESVGLAAEVFEGSVTDLPNPKAKKK; via the coding sequence ATGAACAAAGAAATTAAAACACAGGTTGTTGTACTTGGTGCCGGTCCTGCTGGCTATTCAGCCGCATTTCGTTGCGCAGACCTTGGATTAGAGACTGTTATTGTAGAACGCTATTCAACCTTGGGTGGTGTGTGCTTAAATGTTGGTTGTATCCCTTCAAAAGCATTATTACACGTTGCTAAAGTGATTGAAGAAGCAAAAGCTTTAGCAGCACACGGAATCGTATTTGGTGAGCCAAGTACTGATGTAGAGAAAATTCGCGGTTGGAAAGAGAAAGTAATTAACCAATTAACCGGCGGTTTAGCGGGTATGGCGAAAATGCGTAAAGTACAAGTGGTAAATGGCTACGGTAAATTCTCTGGTCCAAATACGATTATTGTTTCCGGTGAAGATGGTGAAACAACTATCAATTTTGATAATGCTATTATTGCAGCTGGTTCTCGCCCAATTCAACTTCCATTTATTCCACACGAAGATCCTCGTATTTGGGATTCAACAGATGCACTTAAATTAAAAGAAGTACCTGCAAATCTGTTAATCATGGGTGGCGGTATTATTGGTCTTGAAATGGGAACCGTGTATCATGCGTTAGGTTCTAACATTGATGTTGTTGAGATGTTCGATCAAGTTATTCCAGCTGCCGATAAAGACATGGTACAAATTTATACCAAACGTGTTGAGAAAAAATTCAATTTGTTACTTGAAACGAAAGTGACTGCAGTTGAGGCTAAAGATGACGGTATTCATGTTTCAATGGAAGGTAAAAAAGGTACTGAAACTCGTCGTTATGATGCTGTATTAGTGGCTATCGGTCGCGTACCTAATGGTAAATTAATTGATGCGCCGGTTGCTGGCGTGGAAGTTGATGAGCGTGGCTTTATCCGTACAGATAAACAAATGCGTACCAACGTCCCACATATTTTTGCGATTGGTGATATTGTTGGTCAACCAATGTTAGCACACAAAGGCGTACATGAAGGTCATGTAGCTGCGGAAGTGATTGCCGGTAAAAAACATTATTTCGATCCAAAAGTTATTCCATCTATTGCTTATACTGAACCAGAAGTGGCGTGGGTGGGTAAAACCGAGAAAGAATGTAAAGCAGAAGGCATTAATTATGAAGTGGCTAAATTCCCATGGGCAGCTTCCGGTCGTGCAATTGCATCAGATTGTGCAGATGGTATGACCAAATTAATCTTCGATAAAGAAACACACCGCATTATCGGTGGTGCGATTGTTGGTACCAACGGTGGTGAGTTATTAGGTGAAATTGGTTTAGCGATTGAAATGGGTTGTGATGCAGAAGATTTAGCGTTGACAATTCATGCGCACCCAACATTGCATGAGTCTGTTGGTTTAGCGGCAGAGGTGTTTGAAGGTTCTGTCACCGATTTACCAAACCCGAAAGCGAAGAAAAAATAA